The following are from one region of the Pseudodesulfovibrio piezophilus C1TLV30 genome:
- a CDS encoding OPT family oligopeptide transporter translates to MYDDKELQEYRNLMKPPEHFEEGFDWKTIVGAVFIGFLMMPGSMYLQLVIGQGIGPAARWVTIILFAEIAKRSYTHLKQQEIFLLYYMAGAALASPFQGLLWNQYLIQSDAARMLGLTEFIPHWVAPALGSGSYLERTFMHRDWLVPIMLLVGAQLVQRIDHFGLGYSLYRITSDVEKLPFPMAPVGALGTMALAESTEDRKTGWKWRIFSIGGVIGLLFGFFYVLLPALSGLLFTEPIRLIPIPWIELTQYTEAMLPAVATGIQFDLGLVFVGMVLPFWAVIGGLLGLVITIIANPILYTHGILHRWHPGMATVETVFANNFDFYMSFGIGLGLAIGAVGIYHVLRSFKDSRGNGLDFSALFNPPKGRGDINFWVSIGIYVFSTLCYIAFCVWLVPSFPWIFFVIYGFIYTPVISYITARMEGVAGQFIALPMVREFSFIAGAKFFGYQGLEIWYAPIPIHNYGEATVQFRQIELTGTSLRGIIKAEIIVFPIVMITSLLFSQFLWQLAPIPSPEYPFAQELWHLQALNTLLMQTSTLEGNSLFFEALSGPIVLSGLGLGLGMYAVLNILGLPVLLIYGVVRGLGQSTPHGMILEVIGAMLGRLYFLKKYGTQWRHYAPVLLAGFSCGMGLTGMFAMGCTLILKSLGRLAY, encoded by the coding sequence ATGTACGACGACAAAGAACTCCAGGAATACCGAAATTTAATGAAGCCCCCCGAGCATTTCGAGGAGGGCTTTGACTGGAAAACCATTGTCGGTGCGGTGTTCATCGGTTTTCTGATGATGCCCGGCTCCATGTACCTGCAATTGGTCATCGGACAAGGCATCGGCCCGGCAGCGCGGTGGGTGACGATCATCCTTTTTGCCGAGATCGCAAAACGCTCATATACCCATCTGAAACAACAGGAAATTTTCCTTCTTTACTATATGGCTGGGGCTGCGCTGGCGTCTCCATTCCAAGGGTTGCTCTGGAATCAATACCTTATCCAGTCCGATGCAGCCCGGATGCTCGGATTGACGGAGTTCATCCCGCACTGGGTCGCCCCGGCACTAGGATCCGGCTCCTACCTGGAGCGGACCTTCATGCACCGCGATTGGCTGGTGCCGATCATGCTGTTGGTGGGTGCGCAACTCGTCCAGCGCATTGACCATTTCGGATTAGGATATTCCCTGTACCGTATCACTTCGGATGTGGAAAAGCTCCCGTTTCCCATGGCTCCGGTGGGAGCATTGGGTACTATGGCCCTGGCTGAGTCCACCGAGGATCGCAAGACAGGGTGGAAATGGCGAATCTTTTCCATCGGCGGCGTAATCGGTCTGCTCTTCGGCTTTTTCTATGTTCTCCTTCCCGCGCTCTCCGGCCTGCTGTTCACAGAACCAATACGGCTGATTCCCATCCCATGGATCGAACTCACCCAGTACACGGAAGCCATGCTCCCGGCAGTGGCAACTGGTATCCAGTTCGATCTGGGACTGGTCTTCGTGGGGATGGTCCTGCCATTCTGGGCTGTGATCGGCGGCTTGCTGGGACTGGTTATCACCATCATCGCCAACCCCATCCTGTACACCCATGGCATCCTGCATCGCTGGCATCCAGGCATGGCCACGGTTGAAACCGTTTTCGCCAATAATTTTGATTTCTACATGAGTTTCGGCATTGGACTGGGGCTGGCAATCGGGGCCGTCGGCATTTACCACGTCCTGCGATCATTCAAGGATTCAAGAGGAAACGGATTGGACTTCTCGGCCCTGTTCAATCCGCCCAAAGGACGTGGCGACATCAATTTCTGGGTTTCCATCGGCATCTATGTCTTCTCGACGCTCTGCTACATCGCTTTTTGCGTCTGGCTGGTACCGTCATTCCCATGGATATTCTTCGTTATCTACGGCTTCATCTACACACCTGTCATATCGTACATTACAGCACGGATGGAGGGTGTGGCCGGGCAGTTCATAGCCCTGCCCATGGTGCGTGAATTTTCCTTCATTGCCGGAGCCAAGTTCTTTGGCTACCAGGGGTTGGAGATCTGGTATGCTCCAATTCCCATCCATAACTATGGCGAAGCAACCGTCCAGTTCCGGCAAATTGAACTGACCGGAACAAGCCTGCGCGGCATCATCAAGGCCGAGATCATCGTTTTCCCCATCGTGATGATCACCTCGCTTCTCTTCTCGCAATTCTTATGGCAACTCGCACCGATCCCCTCACCGGAATACCCTTTCGCGCAGGAATTATGGCATTTACAGGCATTGAATACCTTGCTCATGCAGACTTCGACACTGGAAGGCAATTCCCTGTTCTTCGAAGCGCTTTCCGGTCCCATTGTCCTGTCCGGACTGGGGCTTGGCCTTGGTATGTATGCGGTGCTCAATATTCTGGGACTTCCGGTCCTGCTGATCTACGGGGTGGTCCGAGGTTTGGGCCAATCCACCCCCCATGGTATGATATTGGAAGTCATCGGGGCTATGCTTGGGCGTCTGTATTTTCTGAAAAAATATGGGACCCAGTGGCGGCACTACGCCCCGGTTCTGCTGGCCGGATTCTCCTGCGGCATGGGCTTGACCGGCATGTTCGCCATGGGCTGCACCCTGATTCTCAAGTCACTGGGCCGCCTTGCCTATTAG
- a CDS encoding ABC transporter permease: MSSRQRGSINRTPWRSEGPHRSLRNWQLYTLIIFLALAWASTAMADETSLIRRLSDLGDRSAGSPGAVAAADMVENEFQRLFPNAIIGRQTFHIPTIKQTNVTLTISDQTRSIQLSQLRVNALSPGAIAPPGIEAPLLYVGQGALTDFNGHDVQGAVVLMDMDSAKNWNNAAMLGARALIFLGRGGNGGPAPRALFKDKFEQTPVDFPLFWVARERAESLFGTNFPSQGTAVLTRIRLTSASAWHKSSAENIYCMIPGSDPELSHQTLIIQAPYDDSALVAGDAPGAEEAVSMATLLDTAAEFAENPPQRSLFLLATAGTGQAQAGMREFTYALVTKGKELKERKNRLEQQVINAGRVLEILRPIKPLEQAALSTEQIVLLKKAFKAVVRNAEDTLTNELMRLRLLNAEGAQEKRNPARQKRIKELADRRIRLKRLNWVNSTTDDFPLAREEHTVLLDFIPAAITLQAAILDDATGQLKEITSARAMRDAIGDRSIAAHVSLHLSSHGNGVGAFDKGWLNNLKPTINRTAFFRPIDTVLKNSMKTFAEERPDIAALFHDTLRPGKRAWQSYLPDQPELGGEPMALAGFAGLTLATVHDVRPTWGTPYDQPERVNFTSMRKQSELVKHLLNALASQPIENAGERGRNNFVTIEGRANLLRKGEIFPDRPGTGMVVLAFQWQTRNYAMVDTAGTFRIPGLASKKVSYHKAVIEAFKFNEKTGLADWAIDKPKTGRDAYRIKLNRAVQSTDLILFACTQTTLFDLFDPRTFKYLYRPTLIDGRTEAPPVSYWYSRLDTRRSTLGTLFLEPDTPLKLTLSDTVLDKKVLLLNADEKHPQGLGYIARQWPVIPMTEYRAARDMWSLLAPRIETLESKGIVNERIRTLRHLGINDLNRAGQYKTEKQWDKFVEAARSSLAKASRVYNDVDKTQKDVLVGVLFYVALFVPFAYCMERLFFSFADIRKRISAFLGFLIAIIGVIYMVHPAFQLTYSPLVVILAFFILALSLLVSLIIFSRFEREMVELQKRSAHIKLTGISPAAAFGAAFVLGVGNLKRRPIRTFLTFATLVILTFTIMNFTTVKSVRQKGWATFSDIATYNGRLLKYFNWQNVPVEALSVLENAYQNKGIVVPRAWYDTGLTSDKSRAPLIPVTMNGVETPARGMIGLSFLEPQVSGLDRILVKGRWFEKGERFVAMLPERMAAQLNADPNDPQRNTLTIWGLEIKLVGIFRDDGLRDNPDLDGEPMTPIVFPNQAATQLSEVEAEAIEDGDDVVSTESRYQHIPGYETVIIPAENMLAIGNGKLKGIAVKPNEGVTEVSGDLGDRFGMLLFRGSDSGTSLYFATDAVNYSGMANILIPLAISILIVLNTMVGSVYERKSEIAVYTSVGLAPPHVAFLFIAEALAFGVISVVVGYLLAQGSSAFLAGTPLWAGMTANYSSTAGVAAMLLVLGVVLVSAIYPARVAARIAIPDVNKSWTMPKAHGDELIVILPFLIKVDEMASAGGFLQQYYMAHHDVSHGAFCTDDMRCNFLDLEQQELKTGLLMGLPDGHPMPDDLCFSLDLRVWLAPFDFGVRQKVKLVFCPSDLYQGFRQVRVVILREAGEHKAWEGLNRNFLNDLRKQLLAWRSLDEEAVEHYAVTLNSHMKRVMDGMTPDAMNENDEGSI, encoded by the coding sequence ATGTCCAGCAGGCAGCGCGGCAGCATAAACCGGACGCCATGGAGATCGGAAGGACCACACCGTTCCTTGCGAAACTGGCAACTGTACACCCTCATCATCTTTTTAGCACTGGCCTGGGCCTCCACTGCCATGGCAGATGAGACCTCGCTGATCCGCAGGCTGTCAGACCTCGGCGACCGATCCGCAGGCTCTCCCGGCGCTGTTGCTGCCGCCGATATGGTGGAAAACGAATTCCAACGTCTTTTCCCGAACGCCATCATCGGCAGGCAAACCTTCCACATCCCAACTATCAAGCAAACAAATGTGACGTTGACGATTTCGGATCAGACGCGTTCGATACAACTGAGTCAGCTGCGGGTCAATGCACTCTCGCCGGGAGCCATCGCGCCTCCCGGCATCGAAGCCCCCTTACTCTATGTCGGGCAGGGAGCCCTCACCGATTTCAATGGTCACGATGTCCAGGGTGCTGTTGTTCTCATGGATATGGATTCGGCGAAGAACTGGAACAATGCAGCCATGCTCGGTGCTCGGGCACTCATCTTTCTGGGGCGCGGCGGCAATGGCGGTCCTGCTCCACGAGCACTTTTCAAGGACAAATTCGAACAGACCCCGGTGGATTTCCCGCTTTTCTGGGTCGCACGCGAACGAGCCGAGTCCCTGTTCGGCACCAATTTCCCCAGCCAGGGCACGGCTGTCCTGACTCGTATCCGCCTGACCTCGGCATCGGCATGGCACAAGAGTTCCGCCGAAAATATCTATTGCATGATCCCTGGCAGTGACCCTGAACTTTCGCACCAGACACTCATCATTCAGGCCCCTTATGACGACAGCGCACTTGTGGCTGGCGACGCCCCCGGAGCCGAAGAAGCCGTTTCCATGGCCACCCTCCTGGACACGGCTGCCGAATTTGCAGAAAACCCTCCCCAAAGATCACTCTTCCTCCTGGCGACGGCCGGAACAGGGCAGGCCCAGGCAGGGATGCGTGAATTCACCTACGCTCTGGTCACGAAGGGAAAGGAACTCAAGGAGCGCAAAAACAGACTTGAACAACAGGTCATCAACGCCGGACGTGTTCTTGAGATACTGCGTCCCATCAAGCCTCTCGAACAAGCAGCACTGTCAACAGAACAGATCGTCCTGCTCAAGAAGGCTTTCAAGGCCGTGGTTCGCAACGCAGAGGACACTCTGACCAATGAATTGATGCGCCTGCGCCTGCTCAATGCAGAAGGAGCACAGGAAAAAAGGAACCCGGCACGGCAAAAGCGTATCAAGGAACTGGCAGACCGCAGGATTCGACTCAAACGCTTGAACTGGGTCAATTCCACCACGGACGATTTCCCTCTGGCCCGAGAGGAACACACCGTGCTGCTCGACTTCATTCCCGCAGCCATAACCCTCCAGGCAGCGATTCTCGACGATGCCACGGGGCAACTCAAGGAGATAACCTCGGCCCGCGCCATGCGCGACGCCATCGGGGACCGAAGTATCGCAGCCCACGTTTCCCTACACCTCTCCAGCCATGGCAACGGTGTCGGCGCATTCGACAAGGGGTGGCTCAATAATCTGAAGCCGACCATCAACCGGACCGCCTTTTTCCGCCCCATTGATACTGTCCTCAAAAACAGCATGAAAACGTTCGCTGAAGAACGCCCGGACATTGCAGCCCTCTTTCACGATACCCTGCGGCCGGGAAAACGCGCCTGGCAGAGTTACCTTCCCGATCAGCCGGAGCTGGGAGGCGAACCCATGGCCCTGGCCGGATTTGCCGGGCTGACTCTGGCGACTGTCCACGATGTTCGCCCAACATGGGGCACACCCTATGATCAGCCGGAGCGAGTCAATTTCACCTCCATGAGAAAACAGAGTGAATTAGTCAAACACTTACTAAACGCTCTGGCATCCCAGCCCATTGAAAATGCCGGAGAACGTGGCAGGAACAACTTTGTCACCATAGAAGGCCGTGCCAATCTTCTGAGAAAAGGAGAGATCTTCCCGGATCGCCCCGGAACCGGCATGGTCGTGCTCGCCTTCCAATGGCAAACCCGCAACTACGCCATGGTTGATACGGCGGGGACATTCCGGATTCCGGGCTTGGCCAGCAAAAAGGTCAGTTATCACAAGGCCGTGATCGAGGCATTCAAATTCAATGAAAAGACAGGCCTGGCCGATTGGGCCATCGACAAGCCCAAAACAGGAAGAGATGCCTACCGCATCAAGCTTAACCGTGCGGTCCAATCCACGGACCTGATCCTCTTCGCCTGCACCCAGACAACACTGTTCGATCTCTTTGATCCGAGGACATTCAAATACCTTTACCGCCCCACGCTCATTGACGGCCGAACCGAAGCACCGCCGGTCAGCTATTGGTACAGCCGACTCGACACGCGCCGATCCACCCTCGGCACACTCTTTCTGGAACCAGACACCCCCCTCAAACTGACCCTGTCAGACACAGTACTCGATAAAAAAGTCCTGCTCCTCAATGCCGATGAAAAACACCCTCAAGGACTGGGGTATATCGCCAGACAATGGCCGGTCATTCCCATGACTGAATATCGGGCCGCCCGCGATATGTGGTCGCTCCTGGCTCCGCGTATTGAGACACTGGAATCAAAAGGCATCGTCAATGAACGCATCCGTACCCTGCGGCATCTCGGCATCAACGACCTGAACCGGGCCGGGCAGTACAAGACAGAGAAACAGTGGGATAAGTTCGTAGAAGCGGCACGATCCTCCCTGGCCAAGGCAAGCCGGGTCTACAACGATGTGGACAAGACCCAGAAAGACGTGCTGGTTGGAGTCCTGTTCTATGTCGCGCTGTTCGTTCCCTTTGCCTACTGCATGGAGCGGCTCTTTTTCTCATTCGCTGACATCAGGAAACGCATCAGCGCATTTCTCGGCTTCCTGATCGCTATCATCGGCGTCATCTACATGGTCCACCCTGCATTTCAGCTCACCTATTCTCCCCTGGTGGTGATCCTCGCCTTTTTCATTCTCGCTTTGTCACTGCTGGTTTCCCTGATCATCTTTTCCCGCTTTGAACGAGAAATGGTCGAGTTGCAAAAACGATCCGCCCATATCAAGCTGACCGGAATCAGTCCGGCAGCGGCCTTTGGTGCGGCCTTCGTGCTCGGGGTCGGCAATCTCAAACGAAGGCCCATTCGCACATTCCTGACCTTTGCCACCCTTGTCATCCTCACTTTTACCATCATGAATTTCACCACGGTTAAATCCGTGCGGCAGAAAGGCTGGGCCACCTTCAGCGACATCGCGACGTACAACGGACGACTCCTCAAATACTTCAACTGGCAAAACGTTCCGGTCGAAGCTCTCTCCGTGCTCGAAAATGCCTATCAGAACAAAGGCATCGTCGTGCCCAGGGCATGGTATGACACGGGCCTGACCTCCGATAAATCCCGTGCTCCGCTCATCCCTGTCACCATGAATGGGGTGGAGACCCCTGCCCGAGGCATGATCGGATTGTCCTTCCTTGAGCCACAGGTCAGCGGACTGGATCGTATCCTGGTCAAAGGACGTTGGTTCGAAAAAGGGGAACGCTTCGTTGCCATGCTCCCCGAACGCATGGCAGCACAGCTCAATGCCGATCCCAACGACCCGCAACGTAATACGTTGACCATATGGGGACTCGAAATCAAGCTGGTCGGTATTTTTCGGGATGACGGACTGCGAGACAATCCAGATCTTGACGGCGAACCCATGACGCCCATAGTGTTTCCGAACCAGGCCGCCACCCAGCTTTCCGAAGTCGAAGCCGAAGCTATCGAAGACGGCGATGATGTCGTTTCCACCGAGTCCCGCTATCAACATATTCCAGGCTATGAAACCGTCATTATCCCGGCCGAAAACATGCTCGCCATCGGCAATGGCAAACTCAAGGGTATTGCCGTCAAGCCCAATGAAGGCGTAACCGAAGTTTCCGGGGATCTGGGTGACCGTTTCGGCATGTTGCTCTTTCGAGGCAGTGACTCCGGGACTTCCCTCTATTTTGCCACCGATGCCGTCAACTATTCAGGTATGGCCAATATCCTGATCCCCCTTGCCATTTCCATCCTGATTGTCCTGAACACCATGGTCGGTTCGGTTTATGAGCGCAAATCGGAAATTGCGGTCTACACTTCAGTGGGACTGGCTCCCCCCCATGTAGCCTTTCTGTTCATTGCCGAAGCCCTGGCATTCGGCGTTATCTCCGTGGTTGTCGGCTACCTGCTGGCACAAGGCTCTTCAGCGTTTCTGGCAGGAACGCCCCTCTGGGCAGGCATGACTGCCAACTACTCTTCCACCGCAGGCGTGGCCGCCATGCTTCTGGTTCTCGGCGTGGTACTGGTGTCGGCCATTTATCCGGCCAGGGTTGCCGCACGAATTGCCATCCCCGACGTCAACAAATCCTGGACCATGCCCAAGGCACACGGAGATGAACTGATCGTGATCCTGCCATTTCTGATCAAAGTTGACGAAATGGCTTCGGCCGGAGGATTTCTGCAACAATACTACATGGCACACCATGATGTTTCCCACGGAGCTTTCTGCACAGACGACATGCGATGCAACTTTCTGGACCTGGAGCAACAGGAACTGAAAACCGGACTGCTCATGGGCTTGCCGGACGGCCACCCCATGCCCGATGATCTCTGCTTTTCCCTAGACCTGCGAGTCTGGCTGGCTCCCTTTGATTTCGGTGTGCGCCAAAAGGTCAAACTTGTCTTCTGCCCATCCGATCTCTACCAAGGATTCCGTCAGGTCCGCGTGGTCATCCTGCGTGAAGCAGGGGAACACAAGGCGTGGGAAGGGTTGAACAGAAATTTCCTCAATGACCTGAGAAAACAGCTCTTGGCCTGGCGATCTCTGGACGAAGAAGCTGTGGAACACTATGCTGTGACCCTGAACTCCCACATGAAACGAGTCATGGATGGAATGACTCCGGACGCCATGAACGAAAACGACGAAGGCTCAATATGA
- a CDS encoding DUF6785 family protein translates to MNGRIRIRALVTGLLLGLFLCIFTPYNNTVLHNTPLGGGHFPLAPFFIIAWLFVLDALAARLSRRRPFYSGVELLVIWLMTVLFTSIGYAGLSECFFINITAPEHFAQDAYRWTEVLTPLLPKSWFPDSTQAVHVFYEGIRNGRTMGVLEVLSSIPWHVWLPVLAVWALFILGAFFVMICLMVLFGRQWVVNERVLFPLVRVPMLMGEALDQRQFLDWWSNRYLLIGLTFAGALHLLNGLHFYFPSIPQMPTLVLAGTYFPKFGLFSGFHKLKMFFVPAFIGFAFLTTRQISFSMWVFYILGGLLFGVLYIFGWQLPEAALGTTLGPDLARPEGAQTIGAYIIFFIFLLWLARHHLKETVICFLRPVCHSSELEGKGKFDTIPKEWGPPIWPLWGLIGGLVGLSAWCWFFGLPLLAALFLPLMFLIFTLVTSRIVCQGGLPYFTLTAAPSDALMGFFGTGFFGTVGIAATAVMQKVLFLDMREALAPTLFHGSKIRQEARQRHLVLIAIGIALVLALTTAFVTMLFLGYKYGLRELGLDWATQTVLANYQNAQRLVDQPVGPNGWTLTYAGAGAVVMGLLIFCYYKIPWWPLHPLGYLVAYSGGMKILWFPFFLGWLCNHLVLHYGGTALFNRVRFLFVGLILGDFLMGGVFTIVGLFNNQSYSVFPL, encoded by the coding sequence ATGAACGGACGAATCAGGATACGGGCGCTTGTGACCGGGCTTTTGCTCGGCCTTTTCCTCTGTATCTTCACACCCTACAACAACACCGTTCTTCATAATACTCCGCTGGGCGGCGGCCATTTTCCCCTGGCTCCCTTCTTTATCATCGCATGGTTGTTCGTACTCGACGCCCTTGCTGCCCGACTCAGCCGCCGACGCCCCTTTTATTCCGGCGTGGAATTGCTCGTGATCTGGCTGATGACCGTATTGTTCACATCCATCGGCTATGCCGGGCTCAGCGAGTGTTTCTTCATCAACATCACCGCACCAGAACACTTTGCGCAAGATGCCTATCGCTGGACGGAAGTCCTGACTCCCCTGCTGCCAAAATCATGGTTTCCGGACTCCACTCAGGCTGTGCATGTTTTTTATGAAGGTATCAGAAATGGCCGTACCATGGGCGTCCTCGAAGTCCTGTCGTCCATACCCTGGCATGTCTGGCTTCCCGTGCTGGCTGTCTGGGCCTTGTTCATTCTGGGAGCTTTTTTTGTCATGATCTGCCTGATGGTCCTCTTCGGCCGTCAATGGGTGGTCAACGAGCGCGTCCTGTTCCCCCTCGTCCGTGTTCCCATGCTCATGGGCGAAGCCCTGGACCAAAGACAATTCCTGGACTGGTGGTCCAACCGATATCTGCTCATCGGATTGACCTTTGCCGGAGCACTGCACCTGCTCAACGGACTGCATTTCTATTTTCCCTCAATTCCCCAGATGCCCACACTGGTGCTGGCCGGCACCTACTTCCCGAAGTTCGGCCTCTTTTCCGGCTTCCACAAGCTCAAAATGTTTTTTGTTCCCGCTTTCATCGGCTTCGCCTTCCTGACAACACGACAAATATCCTTTTCCATGTGGGTCTTTTACATCCTCGGCGGCCTCCTCTTCGGGGTGCTCTATATCTTTGGCTGGCAACTCCCGGAAGCCGCACTCGGCACGACCCTTGGACCTGACCTTGCCCGGCCCGAAGGCGCGCAGACCATCGGAGCCTACATTATCTTCTTTATTTTTCTGCTCTGGCTGGCCCGCCATCACCTGAAAGAAACCGTTATCTGCTTCCTGCGACCGGTCTGCCACAGTTCCGAACTGGAAGGGAAAGGGAAATTCGACACCATCCCCAAGGAATGGGGACCGCCCATCTGGCCGCTATGGGGACTCATTGGCGGACTGGTCGGTCTCTCCGCCTGGTGCTGGTTCTTCGGCCTGCCTCTCCTGGCCGCGCTCTTCCTGCCACTAATGTTTCTCATCTTCACTCTGGTGACCAGTCGCATCGTCTGTCAGGGAGGACTTCCCTATTTCACGCTCACAGCAGCCCCATCCGACGCTTTGATGGGGTTCTTCGGCACAGGCTTTTTCGGGACTGTCGGAATCGCCGCCACCGCAGTTATGCAAAAGGTCCTCTTCCTCGACATGCGTGAGGCTCTCGCCCCCACTCTTTTTCATGGTTCAAAGATCAGGCAGGAAGCCCGACAGCGTCATCTCGTGCTTATAGCCATCGGCATAGCATTGGTCCTTGCCCTGACTACAGCCTTTGTGACCATGTTGTTTCTCGGCTACAAATACGGTCTCCGGGAACTTGGCCTGGATTGGGCAACTCAGACCGTTCTCGCCAACTACCAAAACGCCCAGCGGCTTGTGGACCAGCCCGTGGGACCCAATGGATGGACTCTCACCTATGCCGGGGCAGGAGCCGTTGTCATGGGATTACTCATTTTCTGCTACTATAAGATTCCCTGGTGGCCCCTGCATCCTCTCGGCTATCTCGTCGCCTATTCCGGGGGAATGAAGATTCTCTGGTTCCCGTTCTTTCTTGGCTGGTTATGCAACCACCTCGTTCTCCATTATGGTGGCACGGCCTTGTTCAATCGTGTCCGTTTTCTTTTTGTCGGCCTGATCCTCGGCGACTTTCTGATGGGAGGTGTTTTTACTATAGTCGGCTTGTTCAACAACCAAAGCTACTCTGTTTTCCCTCTTTAA